The genomic stretch CCACCTCAGGCCCCGGGCGCCGCGCGCTCCGCCAGAGCGCGCAGTCGGCGTACCGCCTCGGCCGGGTCGTCGGCACCGTAGACCGCGGTGCCCGCGACGAAGGCGTCCGCACCGGCCGCGGCGGCCTGCTCGATGGTGTCGGCGGCGATCCCCCCGTCCACCTCGATCCGCAGTTCGAGATGGCCGGCGTCCACGTGCTGCCGCGCGAGGCGGACCTTGTCCAGCAACTGCGGCAGGAACCGCTGCCCGCCGAAGCCCGCCTTGATGGTCATCACCAGCAGCGTGTCGAAGCTCCGCAGCAGCTCCAGATACGGCTCGATCGAGGTGTCCCGGTCGATCGCCAGCCCGGCCTTGGCCCCGGCGGCGCGCAGGTCCTTGGCCAGTGCCGCCGGATCGTCGCACGCCTCCGCGTGGAAGGTGACGTTGTACGCCCCGGCGTCGGCGTAGCCGGGGGCCCACCGCTGTGGATCCTCGATCATCAGGTGCACGTCGAAGGGCAGTCGGGTGGCGGCCCGCAGGCTCTGCACCACGGGCAGCCCGATGGTCAGGTTCGGTACGAAGTGGTTGTCCATCACGTCGACGTGCAGCCAGTCCGCCGCGTCCTCGACGGCGCGGACCTCTTCGGCAAGACGGGCGAAATCGGCGGCGAGAATACTGGGCGCGATGATCGACGGCGGTACGGTCACCCGGCCAGTGTACGAACGCGGCCGGCGGTCGCGGCAGCATGCCACCAACCGGGACACCCGGTGACCCGGGCGTGACCATTGGTGCAGAATGGCCCCCTTCGGACCGGTGGAATCGGACGAAGCGGGGACTCGACTGGCCATTAGTCCGAATCGCGGCAACACTCCATCGGGGACGGTGACGGTAACGTGCAGGCCGGTGGGCACGGGAGCCGACAGCCGGGCAACGGTTCCCGGAAAGGGCGGACGATGCGACGGTGGCTCGCGGCGCTGGCGCTGGCCGGCGCGGCTGCGATGGTGCTCAGCGGCTGCGTGCGGCCAGGCGGAACGGACGGCGACATCACCAACGGATGGCCCGCCCTGCGGGCGCCGACGATGTTCGTCCCGGCCACCGACGCCTGCCTGCCCCGGATCACCCCGATCGTGCAGGCGAGTACGTACGAGACCGTGGACTGCGCCCGCAACCACCTCGCCGAGTCGGTCCACGTCGGGACGTTCACCGGGTCGGCGGCCCAGGGCCGGCGGCCGGAACCGGGTTCGGCGGCACTGCGGACCGCGCGGGCCGAATGCGACCGGCGGGCCCGCCTGGTGCTCGGTGGCGACTGGCACACCGCGCGGCTGACGCTGAACATCGCGCTGCCCTCGGTCTCCGCCTGGAACGGCGGCGCCCGGTGGTTCCGCTGCGACCTGAGCGAAACCGACAGCATCGACAACACCCGCGCGGTCAACCGCACCGGCAGCCTGCGCGGCGCCCTCATCGGCGACTCACCGCTGGTGCACCGGTGCTTCGACCCGAAGCTGATCGGCGACAACCTCAACTACATGGCACGGGTGCTGTGCACCGAACCGCACCGCGCCGAGTTCGTCGGCGTGTACGTCGAGCGGGACATGAGCTGGGAGGCGTTCGTCGCCTCCTCCGGGCAGGCGCACAAGCGGTGCATGGAGCTGATCGCCTCCTTCGCCGAGGTGCCGAACAACGCCGACCTGCCGTACCGGGCCGGCTCGATCTTCTACCCGCCGTCGCAACGCGAGTGGGAGGAGGGCGACCGGGGGGTGCGATGTTTCCTGTGGAGCGACGACCGCAAGCTGACCGGTTCGATGCGCGGCGTCGGCCCGCAGGGACTACCCGTCACCTGATCACGGTGCCGTATGCTGCCGCACCGTGGCGTGCCGCGTCCGCGGTCACGTGTGAGCGCACGGCGCCGGCCGCGCGGTGACGGAGCAACCGCCGCCGTGCTCTCGGCGGCAGCGCGGCAGGAGGTCGGCGGGGGATGCGACGGTGGTGGATCGGGGTCGCGCTGGGCGCTGCGGTGACGCTGGCGTTGACCGCGTGCAGCACCAGACCGGCCGGGATCGACGGTGACCTGGTCGACGACTGGCCGGTGCTGGCCGCGCCGGAGGTGTTCACCCCCGCCGCGCAGACCTGTCACACCCAACCGCAGGACGTCGGCCACCTCAGCGGGTACGCGCCGGTGGACTGCGCGCAGCCGCACCGGGCCGAGACCTTGCACGTGGGCCGGTTGCCCGCCTCGGGCGGGACGAACCCGCCCGAGGCGGGCAGCCGGGCGATGCGCACCGCGTACGGCGAGTGCGACCGGGCCGTACGCGGCGCGCTGGGCGCCGACTGGCGTACCGCCCGGATCGGGTTGACCGTCGTCTTCCCGTCGCCCCGGGCCTGGACCGGTGGGGCCCGCTGGTTCCGCTGCGACGCGCACGAGACGGATGCCCTGGACACCCCCACCCCGGTCCGCCGCGCCGCCAGCCTGGCGGGCACGCTGGACGGGCCGTCGCCGCTGCGGCACCGTTGCTTCCGGGCCGAGACCAAGGGCGACGAGGTCACCGAGATGGTGGCCGTGAAGTGCAGCGTCCGGCATGACGCCGAGTTCGTCGGGGTGTGGAAGTCCCCGGCCACCAGCTACGCGGCGTTCGAGAAGGACACCGAGCGGGCGCACCACGGCTGCCTCAGCCTGATCGCGAAGTACGCCAAGGTGCCCGACGACGGCAACATGCAGTACCGCGCCGGCACGGTCTACTACCACCCCTTTGAAGCGGACTGGCGCAACGGCGAGCGTGGGGTGCAGTGCTTCCTGTGGCTCCCCGACCGCACCCTGACCAGGTCGGTCAAAGGCGGCGGCACCCGGGCCCTGCCGATCGGCTGACCGGCGGGTCCGGCGAGGCCGACTCGGCCCGGGATGCGATCCCCCGGGCGCTGCTCGTGCGAACGCGACGCTGGCGCCCCGGGAACGCGGTACGCCGGGCTCAGGTGCGGCGCAGCAGGGCGAGGAACATCGCGTCGGTGCCGTGCCGGTGCGGCCACAGCTGCACGGTCGGCCCGTCGCCGATCCCCGGCATGCCGACCGGCAGCAACGGCCGGGCGTCCACGAAGTCCACCGGCGCGCCGCAGCGACGGGCCGCCTCGGTGACCGTCACGTGGGTCTCCACCACGTGCGGCGAGCAGGTCACGTACGCCACCACCCCGCCGGGCCGGACCGCCCGGAGCCCGGCGGTGAGCAACTCACGCTGCAACCGGGTCAGCGCGGGCAGGTCCGAGGGCTGGCGTCGCCAGCGCGACTCCGGGCGACGACGCAACGAGCCCAGGCCGGTGCACGGCGCGTCGACCAGCACCCGGTCGAAGTGCTCCTCGGGCAGCTTCGGCTCGCTGCCCACCAGCCGGCCGTCGGTGTGCAGCACGGTCACCGGCAGCGCCCGGGTCGCGTTCCCGACCAGCCGGGCCCGGTGCTCGGCCACCTCCACCGCGGTCAGCCGCGCCTCCCGCTGCGCGGCGAGCGCACCCAGCAGGCCCGACTTGCCGCCGGGACCGGCGCACAGGTCGAGCCAGCGGCCGTCCGGCCCGTCGAGCGGCGCGGCGGCGAGCGCGTCGGCCACCAACTGGGAGCCCTCGTCCTGGACGTGCGCCCGGCCGTCGGCCACCGCCGCCAGGTCGCCGGGGGCGCCGCCACCCAGATAGACGGCGTACGGCGAGAAGGCGCCCGGCGCACCACCGACCTCGTCGGCGAGGTCGACCGGGTCGGCGAGGCCCGGCCGCGCGCACAGGTGCACCGGCGGACGCTCGTTGTCCTCGATCAGCAACCGGGTGGTCTCGCCGAGGTCACCGCCGAGCGCCTCGGAGAACGCCCGCACGATCCACTGTGGATGGCTGTAGGCGAGCGCGAGGTGACCGATCGGGTCGGTCTGGATCGGCGGCGCCAACCGGGCCACCCAGCCGTCGTTGTCGCGCTCGGCGACCTCGCGCAGCACCGCGTTGGCGAACCCGGTGGCGCTCGGACCGACCACCCGGACCAGGTCGACCGTGGACGAGACCGCCGCGTGCGCGGGCACCCGGGTGTGCAGGAGCTGGTACGCGCCGATCCGCAACGCGTCCCGGACCGGCGGATCGATACGTTGCACGTCCCGGCCGGCGGCGGCGGTGAGGATC from Micromonospora craniellae encodes the following:
- the rpe gene encoding ribulose-phosphate 3-epimerase — translated: MTVPPSIIAPSILAADFARLAEEVRAVEDAADWLHVDVMDNHFVPNLTIGLPVVQSLRAATRLPFDVHLMIEDPQRWAPGYADAGAYNVTFHAEACDDPAALAKDLRAAGAKAGLAIDRDTSIEPYLELLRSFDTLLVMTIKAGFGGQRFLPQLLDKVRLARQHVDAGHLELRIEVDGGIAADTIEQAAAAGADAFVAGTAVYGADDPAEAVRRLRALAERAAPGA
- a CDS encoding septum formation family protein — protein: MRRWLAALALAGAAAMVLSGCVRPGGTDGDITNGWPALRAPTMFVPATDACLPRITPIVQASTYETVDCARNHLAESVHVGTFTGSAAQGRRPEPGSAALRTARAECDRRARLVLGGDWHTARLTLNIALPSVSAWNGGARWFRCDLSETDSIDNTRAVNRTGSLRGALIGDSPLVHRCFDPKLIGDNLNYMARVLCTEPHRAEFVGVYVERDMSWEAFVASSGQAHKRCMELIASFAEVPNNADLPYRAGSIFYPPSQREWEEGDRGVRCFLWSDDRKLTGSMRGVGPQGLPVT
- a CDS encoding septum formation family protein, producing MRRWWIGVALGAAVTLALTACSTRPAGIDGDLVDDWPVLAAPEVFTPAAQTCHTQPQDVGHLSGYAPVDCAQPHRAETLHVGRLPASGGTNPPEAGSRAMRTAYGECDRAVRGALGADWRTARIGLTVVFPSPRAWTGGARWFRCDAHETDALDTPTPVRRAASLAGTLDGPSPLRHRCFRAETKGDEVTEMVAVKCSVRHDAEFVGVWKSPATSYAAFEKDTERAHHGCLSLIAKYAKVPDDGNMQYRAGTVYYHPFEADWRNGERGVQCFLWLPDRTLTRSVKGGGTRALPIG
- a CDS encoding RsmB/NOP family class I SAM-dependent RNA methyltransferase, with amino-acid sequence MRDTTARRGPERRGPRSGRNAADRPRHAAYEAVAAVHRDDAYANLVLPAILRDEGLTGRDAAFATELTYGTLRHVGTLDAILTAAAGRDVQRIDPPVRDALRIGAYQLLHTRVPAHAAVSSTVDLVRVVGPSATGFANAVLREVAERDNDGWVARLAPPIQTDPIGHLALAYSHPQWIVRAFSEALGGDLGETTRLLIEDNERPPVHLCARPGLADPVDLADEVGGAPGAFSPYAVYLGGGAPGDLAAVADGRAHVQDEGSQLVADALAAAPLDGPDGRWLDLCAGPGGKSGLLGALAAQREARLTAVEVAEHRARLVGNATRALPVTVLHTDGRLVGSEPKLPEEHFDRVLVDAPCTGLGSLRRRPESRWRRQPSDLPALTRLQRELLTAGLRAVRPGGVVAYVTCSPHVVETHVTVTEAARRCGAPVDFVDARPLLPVGMPGIGDGPTVQLWPHRHGTDAMFLALLRRT